In Sphaeramia orbicularis chromosome 5, fSphaOr1.1, whole genome shotgun sequence, a genomic segment contains:
- the ptgis gene encoding prostacyclin synthase isoform X1, producing MLWTIFLLLNGLFVLVLIWSSRSRQKNEPPLDKGPIPWLGHALTFRKDAAKFLAKMKTKHGDIFTLRVAGKYVTVLLDPDSYDAVLYDSVCLDNSQCKNQLLKRIFSLQLPNIKPTTERRWMEQHFQGLSLSRLSISMNTNLQNLLLNDWKGCSPTEWREEGLFSFCYSLLFRAGYLTFFERRNDATAVYKEFRKFDDLLAKLARCSLKRDERRTVMSTQERLWELLSSNWSSEESESNSWQQSYRQFLQEEGVDAEMQNRALLLQLWTTQCNAGPASFWLLGFLLTHPKAMEAVKSEIRGLTLQDSSLQHAPINPLEGLSTPVFDSVLSETLRLSAAVLISREVVQDKILRMANGQEYHLRRGDRVCLFPFLSPQMDQDIHEEPQMFKYDRFLNEDKTEKKIFYKDGKRLKHYTLPWGAGGNVCVGKEFAVTAIKQFVFLVLTHLDLEMCDREAKLPPVNPSRYGFGIVQPDGDLKVRYRLKKTQHEL from the exons GACCTATTCCATGGCTGGGACATGCCCTTACATTTCGAAAAGATGCTGCAAAGTTTCTGGCCAAGATGAAAACGAAACATGGGGATATCTTTACA CTGCGTGTTGCAGGTAAATATGTGACAGTGCTGCTCGACCCAGACTCCTACGACGCTGTACTGTATGACTCAGTTTGCTTGGATAACAGTCAATGCAAAAACCAGTTGCTGAAAAGGATCTTCAGTCTGCAGCTGCCAAACATAAAGCCTACAACTGAAAGAAGATGGATGGAACA GCATTTTCAAGGTCTCAGTCTTTCACGGCTCAGCATTTCCATGAACACCAACCTCCAAAACCTGCTGCTGAATGACTGGAAAGGCTGCAGCCCCACAGAGTGGAGAGAGGAGGGACTGTTCAGCTTCTGTTACAGCCTGCTGTTCAG GGCGGGGTATCTTACATTTTTTGAGAGAAGAAACGATGCTACTGCAGTTTACAAAGAATTCCGCAAGTTTGATGATCTTCTTGCCAAACTGGCTCGCTGCTCACTCAAGCGAG ATGAACGTAGGACAGTCATGTCAACTCAAGAGCGACTGTGGGAGCTTCTGTCCTCAAACTGGTCGAGTGAAGAGTCAGAGTCGAACTCCTGGCAGCAGAGCTACCGGCAGTTTCTGCAGGAAGAAGGAGTGGATGCTGAAATGCAGAACAGAGCTTTACTGCTGCAGCTGTGGACCACACAG tgtaATGCTGGTCCAGCTTCCTTTTGGCTCCTTGGTTTCCTTCTCACTCACCCTAAGGCCATGGAGGCTGTTAAATCAGAGATCAGAGGCCTGACTCTGCAGGACAGTTCCCTTCAGCATGCCCCCATCAACCCACTGGAAGGGCTCAGCACACCTGTGTTTG ATAGTGTTCTGAGCGAGACCCTACGGCTCAGCGCCGCCGTCCTGATCAGCAGAGAGGTGGTGCAGGACAAGATCCTGCGCATGGCCAATGGACAGGAGTACCACCTCAGAAGAGGGGACAGGGTGTGTCTCTTCCCCTTCCTCAGCCCCCAAATGGACCAGGACATACATGAAGAACCACAG ATGTTTAAGTACGATCGGTTCCTAAATGAAGataagacagaaaagaagataTTCTACAAGGATGGAAAAAGGTTGAAACATTACACCTTGCCTTGGGGTGCAGGAGGAAACGTCTGTGTTGGGAAAGAGTTTGCCGTTACAGCCATTAAACA ATTCGTGTTCCTGGTCCTGACTCATCTTGATCTAGAGATGTGTGACCGAGAGGCTAAACTGCCACCAGTTAACCCCAGTCGCTACGGCTTTGGGATCGTTCAGCCGGATGGAGATCTAAAGGTCCGATACAGACTGAAGAAGACACAACACGAACTGTGA
- the ptgis gene encoding prostacyclin synthase isoform X2, whose product MKTKHGDIFTLRVAGKYVTVLLDPDSYDAVLYDSVCLDNSQCKNQLLKRIFSLQLPNIKPTTERRWMEQHFQGLSLSRLSISMNTNLQNLLLNDWKGCSPTEWREEGLFSFCYSLLFRAGYLTFFERRNDATAVYKEFRKFDDLLAKLARCSLKRDERRTVMSTQERLWELLSSNWSSEESESNSWQQSYRQFLQEEGVDAEMQNRALLLQLWTTQCNAGPASFWLLGFLLTHPKAMEAVKSEIRGLTLQDSSLQHAPINPLEGLSTPVFDSVLSETLRLSAAVLISREVVQDKILRMANGQEYHLRRGDRVCLFPFLSPQMDQDIHEEPQMFKYDRFLNEDKTEKKIFYKDGKRLKHYTLPWGAGGNVCVGKEFAVTAIKQFVFLVLTHLDLEMCDREAKLPPVNPSRYGFGIVQPDGDLKVRYRLKKTQHEL is encoded by the exons ATGAAAACGAAACATGGGGATATCTTTACA CTGCGTGTTGCAGGTAAATATGTGACAGTGCTGCTCGACCCAGACTCCTACGACGCTGTACTGTATGACTCAGTTTGCTTGGATAACAGTCAATGCAAAAACCAGTTGCTGAAAAGGATCTTCAGTCTGCAGCTGCCAAACATAAAGCCTACAACTGAAAGAAGATGGATGGAACA GCATTTTCAAGGTCTCAGTCTTTCACGGCTCAGCATTTCCATGAACACCAACCTCCAAAACCTGCTGCTGAATGACTGGAAAGGCTGCAGCCCCACAGAGTGGAGAGAGGAGGGACTGTTCAGCTTCTGTTACAGCCTGCTGTTCAG GGCGGGGTATCTTACATTTTTTGAGAGAAGAAACGATGCTACTGCAGTTTACAAAGAATTCCGCAAGTTTGATGATCTTCTTGCCAAACTGGCTCGCTGCTCACTCAAGCGAG ATGAACGTAGGACAGTCATGTCAACTCAAGAGCGACTGTGGGAGCTTCTGTCCTCAAACTGGTCGAGTGAAGAGTCAGAGTCGAACTCCTGGCAGCAGAGCTACCGGCAGTTTCTGCAGGAAGAAGGAGTGGATGCTGAAATGCAGAACAGAGCTTTACTGCTGCAGCTGTGGACCACACAG tgtaATGCTGGTCCAGCTTCCTTTTGGCTCCTTGGTTTCCTTCTCACTCACCCTAAGGCCATGGAGGCTGTTAAATCAGAGATCAGAGGCCTGACTCTGCAGGACAGTTCCCTTCAGCATGCCCCCATCAACCCACTGGAAGGGCTCAGCACACCTGTGTTTG ATAGTGTTCTGAGCGAGACCCTACGGCTCAGCGCCGCCGTCCTGATCAGCAGAGAGGTGGTGCAGGACAAGATCCTGCGCATGGCCAATGGACAGGAGTACCACCTCAGAAGAGGGGACAGGGTGTGTCTCTTCCCCTTCCTCAGCCCCCAAATGGACCAGGACATACATGAAGAACCACAG ATGTTTAAGTACGATCGGTTCCTAAATGAAGataagacagaaaagaagataTTCTACAAGGATGGAAAAAGGTTGAAACATTACACCTTGCCTTGGGGTGCAGGAGGAAACGTCTGTGTTGGGAAAGAGTTTGCCGTTACAGCCATTAAACA ATTCGTGTTCCTGGTCCTGACTCATCTTGATCTAGAGATGTGTGACCGAGAGGCTAAACTGCCACCAGTTAACCCCAGTCGCTACGGCTTTGGGATCGTTCAGCCGGATGGAGATCTAAAGGTCCGATACAGACTGAAGAAGACACAACACGAACTGTGA